One window from the genome of Enterococcus haemoperoxidus ATCC BAA-382 encodes:
- a CDS encoding lysophospholipid acyltransferase family protein, with product MFFTFMRGVVRVVLFIINGNAHYEKKDRIPQNENYILVAPHRTWWEPLYLAVGGSPKKFSFMAKKELFKNPFLSFILKHANAFPVDREKPGPSAIKTPVKTLKNTDLSLVMFPSGTRHSSELKGGVALIAKMAKVKIVPAVYQGPLTLKDLFKRRRVTVRFGEPIDVSDIPKMDKEGIAEVERRMQATFDSLDQEIDPNFKYEVKE from the coding sequence ATGTTTTTTACATTTATGCGTGGAGTTGTCCGGGTTGTTTTATTTATTATCAACGGCAATGCACATTATGAAAAGAAAGACCGCATTCCTCAAAATGAAAATTATATTTTAGTTGCGCCTCATAGAACTTGGTGGGAGCCATTATATTTAGCTGTAGGTGGATCACCGAAAAAGTTTAGTTTTATGGCGAAAAAAGAATTATTTAAGAATCCTTTTCTAAGTTTTATTTTAAAACATGCAAATGCTTTTCCAGTTGATCGGGAAAAACCAGGTCCAAGTGCTATCAAGACACCAGTAAAAACACTAAAGAATACTGATTTAAGCTTGGTAATGTTTCCAAGTGGAACGCGTCATTCTTCAGAGTTAAAAGGCGGCGTGGCTTTGATTGCCAAAATGGCCAAAGTTAAAATCGTTCCAGCAGTTTACCAAGGACCGTTGACGCTGAAAGACTTATTTAAACGCCGTCGGGTGACTGTTCGTTTTGGTGAACCAATTGATGTGAGCGATATTCCGAAAATGGATAAAGAAGGAATTGCTGAGGTTGAACGCAGAATGCAGGCGACTTTTGACAGCTTAGATCAAGAAATCGATCCTAATTTTAAATATGAAGTGAAAGAATAG
- a CDS encoding DEAD/DEAH box helicase gives MKWSIPERIVERGREYMKEGRVLSVVQDPDQKIWHAEVLGNELYRVQLDGTAKENDICECPYWKDHGYCKHTVAVELYLRHKGSSRIIKADQPVTFEKRSLSISEMFTKGFAKLNQSEEKSKITPLTVEYIVDVIETNNYYPELAVLGVSLRLGNQGVKPKTYIIKNIGEFFQTFQKEGSFLINKQHHFDIVKEAFSIENQELLEQLAAIYQTSQLLGSNGIQVKGKIDKRYLVLPIDQGQKLLEKMSQIPHFQLNDEETKYRRLTFVKGALPIYFDLSKQLDSTYKLVIDDQITTFLSHYQWGFSKDQVYIFTQEQEAIYTTLLQLLKRIEKPEIIYEKPELSDLFGSVIPLLEKLGTVTVSEDVAQEVIYHPLETIFIFRKIKGMIKVRVDFTYGEVVFSTDKEHSVVSGANQEVVRDGKQEQKILEQLTAFGYQKVAEGYEKVLPAGERLYYFFKAEVPTFRHLGEVRMGKKLRELYLDAAHHQPLIEVSDSDSWLDVRFDITGIAEQEIDAVLASLLRNDRFYTLETGEVLSLDSEEFQQTSEVLTMLRNNMKNVQGTIQVPRNQGLMIESMLENNTRAHFSDSFREMVSNLTHPEEFEAVLPKKIQATLRNYQIDGFKWLKMLSYYQFGGILADEMGLGKTLQTITYLLSEKEEQKQTGAALIVAPASLIYNWAAELKKFAPDLQAEVVAGNKSEREKLANQAELDVLITSYASLRQDIDMYQGLNLGYLILDEAQMVKNSGTKTAQALKSLKVPQRFALSGTPIENNLDELWSIFQMIIPGLFPSKTLFRSMKPEEIAKMIQPFILRRDKKTVLADLPDKIESNLYSVLTEEQKTVYLAYLKQMQEDVSQMDQDAFKKNRLSILAGLTRLRQICCDPSLFIDDYTGGSGKLEQVKDLLVAAKENNRRVLLFSQFTSMLSIIEEELHKLDLSTFYLRGSTKPKERMEMADAFNAGEKDVFLISLKAGGTGLNLTGADTVILYDLWWNPAVEEQAAGRAHRIGQKNVVEVWRMIAEGTVEEKMNSLQQEKRELFQKVIQGNEEQLAKMTEDDIRMILSIGE, from the coding sequence ATGAAGTGGAGTATTCCAGAAAGAATCGTTGAACGTGGCAGGGAATATATGAAAGAAGGCAGAGTCTTGTCGGTCGTACAAGATCCTGACCAAAAAATTTGGCATGCAGAAGTTCTAGGAAATGAACTGTATCGTGTGCAATTAGATGGCACAGCCAAAGAAAATGATATTTGTGAATGTCCTTATTGGAAAGATCATGGTTATTGCAAGCATACTGTTGCAGTTGAACTATATCTACGTCACAAAGGAAGTTCTAGAATCATAAAAGCGGATCAACCAGTTACTTTTGAAAAACGATCTCTGTCTATTTCAGAAATGTTTACCAAAGGTTTTGCTAAGCTGAATCAGTCAGAAGAAAAAAGTAAAATCACACCGTTGACCGTTGAATATATTGTGGATGTGATTGAAACAAACAATTACTATCCAGAGTTAGCTGTTTTAGGTGTTTCGCTGCGACTTGGAAATCAAGGCGTCAAACCTAAAACCTATATCATTAAAAATATTGGTGAGTTTTTCCAGACATTCCAAAAAGAAGGTAGCTTTTTAATCAATAAGCAGCATCATTTTGATATAGTCAAAGAAGCTTTTTCAATTGAAAATCAAGAGTTGTTGGAGCAGTTGGCGGCAATTTATCAAACGAGTCAATTATTGGGTTCTAATGGTATTCAAGTCAAAGGGAAAATCGATAAACGGTATCTTGTTTTACCAATTGATCAAGGACAAAAATTACTTGAAAAAATGAGTCAAATCCCTCATTTTCAATTAAACGATGAGGAAACAAAATACCGTCGCCTTACATTCGTAAAAGGCGCTTTGCCAATTTATTTTGATCTAAGCAAACAACTAGACAGTACGTATAAGTTAGTAATAGATGATCAGATAACAACCTTTTTATCTCATTACCAATGGGGGTTTAGTAAAGATCAAGTCTATATTTTTACACAAGAACAAGAAGCAATCTATACGACCTTGTTACAATTGCTAAAAAGGATTGAAAAACCAGAGATCATCTATGAAAAACCTGAGTTATCAGATTTATTTGGTAGTGTTATACCTTTATTGGAAAAACTAGGGACAGTGACGGTTAGTGAAGATGTAGCTCAAGAAGTGATTTATCATCCGTTAGAGACAATCTTTATTTTTCGGAAAATCAAAGGAATGATCAAAGTTCGGGTGGACTTCACTTATGGAGAAGTTGTTTTTTCAACCGATAAGGAGCATTCAGTTGTTTCTGGAGCAAATCAAGAAGTAGTGCGTGATGGAAAACAAGAACAAAAAATCCTAGAACAATTAACGGCATTCGGCTATCAAAAAGTTGCGGAGGGGTATGAAAAAGTTTTACCAGCTGGTGAACGTCTATATTATTTCTTTAAAGCAGAAGTTCCGACTTTCCGTCATTTAGGTGAAGTTCGTATGGGGAAAAAATTACGTGAATTGTATTTAGATGCGGCTCATCATCAACCCTTGATCGAAGTTTCTGACTCTGATTCTTGGCTAGATGTGCGCTTTGATATAACTGGGATCGCAGAACAGGAAATTGATGCTGTTTTAGCCAGCTTATTACGAAATGATCGTTTTTATACTTTGGAGACTGGAGAAGTTTTATCTTTAGACTCAGAAGAGTTTCAACAGACAAGTGAAGTTTTGACGATGCTGAGAAATAATATGAAAAATGTTCAAGGAACGATTCAAGTACCGAGAAATCAAGGGTTGATGATCGAAAGTATGCTTGAAAATAATACTCGAGCTCATTTTTCAGATTCCTTTAGAGAAATGGTTTCAAATTTGACCCATCCAGAGGAATTTGAAGCGGTCCTACCTAAAAAAATCCAAGCAACGCTTAGAAATTATCAAATCGATGGGTTTAAATGGCTAAAAATGCTTAGTTATTATCAATTTGGTGGTATTTTAGCAGATGAAATGGGTCTTGGGAAAACCCTTCAAACAATTACCTATTTATTATCTGAAAAAGAAGAACAAAAACAAACAGGAGCAGCGTTGATCGTAGCGCCAGCTAGTTTGATTTATAACTGGGCAGCTGAGTTAAAGAAATTCGCTCCAGATTTACAAGCAGAAGTCGTTGCTGGAAATAAATCTGAACGTGAAAAACTAGCAAATCAGGCAGAATTAGATGTGTTGATCACCTCATATGCGAGTCTTAGACAAGATATTGACATGTATCAAGGATTGAATTTAGGTTATTTGATATTAGATGAAGCCCAAATGGTAAAAAATAGCGGAACAAAGACAGCTCAAGCGTTAAAAAGTTTGAAAGTTCCTCAACGTTTTGCTTTAAGTGGCACACCAATCGAAAATAATTTAGATGAATTATGGTCAATATTCCAAATGATCATACCAGGATTATTTCCTTCTAAGACCTTGTTTAGGTCGATGAAACCAGAAGAAATCGCTAAAATGATTCAGCCATTTATTCTAAGACGAGACAAGAAAACGGTGTTAGCAGACTTACCAGATAAGATCGAAAGTAATTTATACAGTGTTCTCACGGAAGAACAAAAGACGGTTTACTTAGCTTATCTAAAACAAATGCAAGAAGATGTTAGTCAAATGGATCAAGATGCTTTCAAGAAGAATCGCTTGAGCATTCTAGCAGGATTAACTCGTTTACGCCAAATTTGTTGTGATCCTAGTTTGTTCATTGATGATTATACCGGTGGTTCTGGAAAACTAGAACAAGTTAAAGATTTGTTGGTAGCTGCTAAAGAAAACAATCGACGTGTGTTGCTCTTTTCTCAGTTTACCAGTATGTTATCAATCATCGAAGAAGAACTGCATAAATTAGATTTATCAACATTCTACTTAAGAGGAAGTACGAAACCTAAAGAACGGATGGAAATGGCAGATGCTTTTAATGCTGGTGAGAAAGATGTCTTTTTGATTTCATTGAAAGCAGGAGGAACCGGCTTAAATTTAACTGGTGCTGATACTGTGATTCTTTACGATTTATGGTGGAATCCGGCTGTAGAAGAACAAGCTGCCGGACGTGCACATCGAATTGGTCAAAAGAATGTGGTAGAAGTTTGGAGAATGATTGCAGAAGGAACGGTTGAAGAAAAAATGAACTCGTTACAACAGGAAAAACGTGAACTATTCCAAAAAGTGATCCAAGGAAACGAAGAGCAATTAGCTAAAATGACAGAAGACGATATTCGAATGATTTTGAGTATTGGGGAATAA
- a CDS encoding GIY-YIG nuclease family protein: METDHYFYVLYCKDDTFYGGYTTDPERRLKEHNSGTGAKYTRLPSRLPAKMIHIEKFSSRSDATKAEYAFKKLTRKHKIAYLKENGASGWA; encoded by the coding sequence ATGGAAACTGATCATTATTTTTATGTTCTTTACTGTAAAGATGATACTTTTTACGGAGGTTATACAACAGACCCTGAAAGACGTTTAAAGGAACACAACAGCGGTACGGGGGCAAAATATACAAGACTTCCTTCACGCTTGCCTGCAAAAATGATTCATATTGAAAAATTCAGCAGCCGCAGTGACGCTACAAAAGCAGAATATGCATTTAAAAAATTAACGAGAAAACATAAAATAGCGTACTTAAAAGAAAACGGAGCGAGTGGATGGGCTTAA
- a CDS encoding exonuclease SbcCD subunit D: MRFLHTADWHIGKKLHGYDLLEEQADAFQQILKIAKEEKVDAIVVAGDLYDRSVPSVEAIEVFNRMIVEMNLQEKFPVLAISGNHDSSTRLETGGPWFIQSDFHLNTRLDQAFEPVEMKNTQFFLLPYFEPISARLYFDNEEIRTIEQAMKEVITEMEKQFKPDMAHVLVSHFFVAGSEKSDSETKLMVGGLDTVPLSLLESFDYVALGHLHGKNALQAENARYSGSPLKFSLSEMSQKKGVWIVDTVVDKTTFEFKEITPLRDLIQLEGSFKELTTQEFYESIDRESYLHIQLTDRAVIPNMMNQLRQIYPRVIGVERLFGREVKEKNRAAKKEIKALAPTELVNQFFSEVTGEQLTQQQQTWIKDNLAALHQAERGK, encoded by the coding sequence ATGCGTTTTTTACATACAGCAGATTGGCATATTGGCAAAAAATTACATGGCTACGATTTATTAGAAGAGCAAGCAGATGCATTCCAGCAGATTCTAAAGATCGCTAAAGAGGAAAAGGTGGATGCAATAGTCGTTGCAGGTGATCTATATGATCGCTCAGTTCCTTCAGTTGAAGCAATCGAAGTCTTCAATCGAATGATCGTAGAAATGAATTTACAAGAAAAATTTCCCGTGTTGGCAATTTCCGGTAATCATGACAGTAGTACGCGTTTAGAAACGGGCGGGCCATGGTTTATTCAATCAGATTTCCATTTGAATACTCGGTTGGATCAGGCGTTTGAGCCGGTGGAGATGAAGAACACTCAATTTTTCCTATTGCCTTATTTTGAACCGATTTCTGCTCGATTATATTTTGATAATGAAGAAATTCGAACGATTGAACAAGCAATGAAAGAAGTCATTACAGAAATGGAAAAACAATTCAAACCAGATATGGCTCATGTTTTGGTCAGTCATTTTTTTGTAGCAGGTAGTGAAAAGTCTGATTCAGAAACAAAATTGATGGTTGGTGGTTTGGATACCGTACCGTTGTCGTTACTTGAATCATTTGACTATGTAGCTTTAGGGCATCTACATGGGAAAAATGCATTGCAAGCCGAAAATGCACGTTATAGTGGTTCACCCTTAAAGTTTTCATTATCAGAAATGAGTCAGAAAAAAGGGGTTTGGATCGTAGATACTGTGGTTGATAAAACGACATTTGAATTTAAAGAAATTACACCACTACGAGACCTGATACAACTCGAAGGAAGTTTTAAAGAATTGACCACTCAGGAATTTTATGAATCGATCGACCGCGAAAGCTATTTACATATCCAGTTAACAGATCGCGCTGTGATTCCTAATATGATGAATCAGTTACGCCAAATTTATCCACGAGTGATCGGTGTCGAACGATTATTTGGAAGAGAAGTAAAAGAAAAAAATAGAGCAGCAAAAAAAGAGATCAAAGCTTTGGCACCAACGGAATTAGTCAATCAGTTCTTTTCGGAAGTAACAGGAGAACAATTGACTCAACAACAACAAACTTGGATCAAAGACAACCTAGCAGCGCTTCATCAAGCAGAAAGAGGGAAATAA
- a CDS encoding AAA family ATPase, which yields MKPLTLTLKNFGPYIAETIDFNKFEDSSLFLISGKTGSGKTTIFDGMSYALFGESSGKLRQGKEMRSTFADPSEPTEVHLAFSHGDYFYDITRKPEQELYKKRGDGTRTQSAKISLIVKDSSGKELREYTKRREVDSFIQELLHLDATQFAQIVLLPQGEFRTFLIANSNDKEKVLRNLFGTQLYQTLNELLKSQLKTVNQGIEATQQTIQAKLDQLYWQEKLQEELSVEQQLAMLEQQQEEMIKLQATEKSELSILQKQKQKKEQEKFALEELANEFTKQTQLKKQKEELDQAAEKIETLRFEEQQLQWVKNHQGLIEKIDDKVNLLITNEQELKANRTKQITRQQLIKRWESAQKETLAQVAEINKIKEKVTTLQFQIPLYEEKEKVSNTIKKNAIELETLKTKFTEIKEIQVKTEQDYQKERIVIERQVQIEKEQLELERHQAQWQTFLENWEKQQQLEVKRIAIKEQLKDKSAQLKQAMIEKESMYQQVAKQKSQWAKMQISRLSLFLVDGEPCPVCGSVEHPNQNEHQEFSLEEIQAIENQLNDIEKTAQKQEAMVAKLKAQVAQVKLTEQELQEELDGQNNKVSSLVKQLQEKQIITLKTSLTPEAIEQVTADFQIWTDKIELELEQIEIAKAKCIELEKSVKEQQLKVLEHETVVTEKQQEQSANQTKLKTISEQLSDEHLTLTEIITSKKLLEQQIIQWETEKQEIEEKLAEVKESQLLLKNSEAHLGKEQAANLAEKIALEQELSTALKESNFEFNEKIVRLLLKEVSKLEAIKEELTAFDKKKDQLTFQLNELEQKLKNKEQPETTNLVEDIAALTVSLEAKEVNYYQQQEKIQANEKIQKQVKELIASVEQQWEEVTALHQLATTVNGDNPRKTSLERYVLQTYLEEVLKVANQRLGLLTNNRYQFELNQDSGSYKNQTGLEINVYDDNAGSTRSAHTLSGGESFIAALALALSLAEVIQEQAGGVLIEALFIDEGFGSLDEEALEMAMEALETIENEGRMIGIISHVSELKARIPQQLQIQTNGNGQSQVTYQTA from the coding sequence TTGAAACCATTAACACTAACATTAAAAAACTTTGGACCTTACATTGCTGAAACGATTGACTTTAATAAGTTTGAGGACTCGTCACTATTTTTGATCAGTGGCAAGACAGGTTCCGGGAAAACCACTATTTTTGATGGAATGAGTTATGCTTTATTTGGTGAAAGCTCAGGAAAGTTACGACAAGGTAAAGAAATGCGATCAACATTTGCAGATCCATCGGAACCAACTGAGGTTCATTTAGCTTTTTCTCATGGCGACTATTTTTATGATATCACGAGAAAACCAGAACAAGAACTTTATAAAAAACGTGGTGATGGTACTCGTACTCAAAGTGCAAAGATCTCACTGATCGTCAAAGATTCTTCTGGAAAAGAGCTTAGAGAATACACGAAACGCCGAGAAGTAGATAGCTTTATTCAAGAACTGCTGCATTTAGATGCAACGCAATTTGCTCAGATTGTTCTCTTACCGCAAGGAGAATTTAGAACATTTTTAATTGCAAATAGTAATGATAAAGAAAAAGTGCTACGAAATTTGTTTGGCACACAATTGTATCAGACCTTAAATGAGCTGTTAAAATCTCAATTGAAGACCGTCAATCAAGGTATTGAAGCAACGCAGCAAACCATCCAAGCAAAATTAGATCAACTATATTGGCAAGAAAAATTACAAGAAGAGCTTTCTGTAGAGCAACAATTAGCTATGTTAGAGCAGCAACAAGAAGAGATGATCAAGCTACAAGCTACAGAAAAATCAGAGTTGTCTATTTTACAAAAACAAAAGCAGAAAAAAGAACAAGAAAAATTTGCTTTGGAAGAACTAGCAAATGAGTTTACAAAACAAACCCAGCTAAAAAAACAAAAAGAAGAATTAGACCAAGCGGCCGAGAAGATCGAAACATTACGATTTGAAGAACAACAACTGCAATGGGTGAAAAATCATCAAGGTTTGATTGAAAAAATCGATGACAAAGTCAATTTACTTATCACTAACGAGCAAGAGCTCAAAGCGAACCGAACAAAACAAATAACCCGGCAGCAACTAATCAAACGATGGGAAAGTGCACAAAAAGAAACTTTAGCTCAAGTTGCTGAAATAAATAAAATCAAAGAAAAAGTTACAACGTTACAATTCCAAATCCCGTTATATGAAGAGAAGGAAAAAGTATCGAACACGATCAAAAAAAATGCTATAGAGCTAGAGACATTAAAAACAAAGTTCACTGAAATAAAAGAAATACAAGTAAAAACTGAACAAGACTATCAAAAGGAACGCATTGTTATAGAAAGACAGGTTCAAATTGAAAAAGAACAGCTAGAATTAGAACGTCATCAAGCGCAATGGCAGACTTTTTTAGAAAATTGGGAAAAGCAACAACAACTTGAAGTGAAAAGAATTGCAATCAAGGAACAGTTGAAGGATAAGAGTGCACAACTAAAGCAAGCTATGATTGAGAAAGAGTCGATGTATCAACAAGTAGCCAAGCAAAAAAGCCAGTGGGCAAAAATGCAGATCAGCCGTTTGAGTTTGTTTTTAGTGGACGGCGAACCATGCCCAGTTTGCGGTTCAGTGGAGCATCCAAATCAAAACGAGCATCAAGAGTTTTCGTTAGAGGAAATTCAAGCAATCGAAAATCAACTCAATGACATTGAGAAAACAGCTCAAAAACAAGAAGCGATGGTTGCAAAATTAAAAGCGCAGGTTGCTCAAGTAAAACTTACTGAACAAGAACTACAAGAGGAATTAGACGGGCAAAATAACAAAGTTAGTTCATTAGTCAAACAATTACAAGAAAAACAAATTATCACGCTAAAAACGTCGTTAACCCCAGAAGCAATTGAACAAGTGACGGCTGATTTTCAAATTTGGACTGACAAAATTGAACTTGAATTAGAGCAAATCGAGATTGCTAAAGCTAAATGTATCGAACTAGAAAAGTCGGTTAAAGAGCAACAACTAAAAGTGCTTGAACACGAGACCGTCGTCACTGAAAAGCAGCAAGAACAATCAGCTAATCAAACAAAGCTAAAAACGATCTCAGAACAATTAAGTGATGAACATCTAACTTTAACTGAAATAATAACGAGCAAAAAACTACTAGAACAACAAATAATCCAATGGGAAACAGAAAAGCAAGAAATCGAAGAAAAACTTGCTGAGGTCAAAGAAAGCCAATTATTATTGAAAAATAGTGAAGCACATCTTGGAAAAGAACAAGCCGCAAATTTAGCAGAAAAAATAGCATTAGAACAAGAATTATCTACCGCTTTAAAAGAATCAAATTTTGAATTCAACGAGAAAATAGTCCGTCTTTTATTGAAAGAAGTGTCAAAATTAGAAGCAATCAAAGAAGAATTGACTGCTTTTGATAAGAAGAAAGATCAACTGACATTTCAATTAAACGAACTAGAACAAAAGCTGAAAAATAAGGAACAGCCGGAAACAACGAACCTAGTAGAGGACATTGCAGCATTGACAGTTTCGCTAGAAGCAAAAGAAGTGAATTACTATCAACAGCAAGAAAAAATTCAAGCCAATGAAAAAATTCAAAAACAAGTCAAAGAATTGATTGCTTCGGTTGAGCAACAGTGGGAAGAAGTGACTGCTTTACATCAATTGGCAACGACAGTCAACGGTGATAATCCAAGAAAAACGAGTTTGGAAAGATATGTCTTACAAACGTATTTAGAAGAGGTTCTAAAAGTGGCCAATCAACGTTTGGGTTTATTAACGAATAATCGTTATCAATTTGAATTGAATCAAGATTCCGGAAGTTATAAGAATCAAACGGGCCTTGAAATCAATGTATATGATGATAATGCTGGAAGTACTCGCAGTGCTCATACTTTATCCGGTGGTGAAAGCTTTATCGCAGCTTTAGCGTTGGCACTGTCATTGGCAGAAGTAATCCAAGAGCAAGCTGGCGGTGTTTTAATTGAAGCGTTGTTTATTGATGAAGGATTTGGTTCTTTAGATGAAGAAGCCTTGGAAATGGCGATGGAGGCATTGGAAACAATCGAAAATGAAGGAAGAATGATCGGTATTATTAGTCATGTAAGTGAATTAAAAGCACGAATTCCACAGCAATTACAAATCCAAACAAACGGAAATGGTCAAAGTCAAGTGACCTATCAAACAGCTTAA
- a CDS encoding tRNA1(Val) (adenine(37)-N6)-methyltransferase, which yields MLLPGERIDQLFADDIQIIQSKEVFSFSIDAVLLANFPAFPKTGTIVDLCAGNGAVGLFASRKTKAKITQIELQERLADMGKRSIKLNQLDEQIKMVELDLKKATTVVKPDSADLVLCNPPYFKELPTSQKNPNPHLAIARHEIHTTLSEVIEVSAKLLKTNGRLAMVHRPDRFLDILQAMESANIAPKKVRFVYPKVGKEANTLLIEGIKQGKKDGFRVLPPLFTYDEQNNYLPEMKAMLYGN from the coding sequence ATGTTACTACCAGGTGAGAGAATCGATCAGTTATTTGCTGATGATATCCAAATCATTCAAAGCAAAGAAGTTTTTTCTTTTTCAATAGATGCTGTCTTATTAGCAAATTTCCCTGCATTTCCCAAAACTGGTACGATCGTTGATCTATGTGCTGGAAACGGAGCTGTTGGTTTATTTGCTAGCCGAAAAACCAAAGCTAAAATCACACAAATCGAGTTACAAGAACGTCTAGCTGATATGGGGAAAAGAAGCATCAAACTAAATCAGTTAGATGAGCAAATAAAGATGGTTGAATTAGATTTAAAAAAAGCTACGACTGTTGTTAAACCAGATTCTGCTGATTTAGTTTTATGTAATCCACCTTACTTCAAAGAACTGCCAACCAGTCAGAAAAATCCAAATCCTCACTTAGCCATCGCCCGTCACGAGATTCATACGACACTGTCAGAAGTGATCGAGGTTTCAGCAAAGCTTTTAAAAACAAATGGTCGTCTTGCAATGGTTCATCGCCCAGATCGTTTTTTAGATATTCTACAGGCAATGGAATCAGCCAATATTGCACCAAAAAAAGTTCGTTTTGTTTATCCTAAGGTTGGTAAAGAAGCAAACACTTTATTGATTGAAGGAATCAAACAAGGTAAAAAGGACGGATTTAGAGTCTTACCGCCTTTGTTTACTTATGACGAACAAAATAACTATCTCCCAGAAATGAAGGCGATGTTGTATGGAAACTGA
- a CDS encoding GNAT family N-acetyltransferase, with amino-acid sequence MLDYKSLNQKENETNLIKLLSENQEEEKNVPAEKNLPFSLALYDNELYIGGITANKWMNATHISLLAINKNYRGKGYGLQLLKKAETFAIDSGSSLITINTQDYQAKNFYEKYGYQVFGQLVDTPFIGTTKYYLVKRI; translated from the coding sequence ATGCTTGACTATAAATCACTGAATCAAAAAGAAAATGAAACCAATTTGATCAAACTACTTTCTGAAAACCAAGAAGAAGAAAAAAATGTTCCAGCCGAAAAAAACCTTCCCTTCTCTTTAGCTTTATATGATAATGAGCTTTATATTGGCGGTATTACAGCGAATAAATGGATGAACGCGACCCATATTTCTTTGTTGGCAATCAATAAAAATTATCGTGGCAAAGGGTATGGCCTGCAGCTCCTAAAAAAAGCAGAAACTTTTGCTATCGATTCAGGTTCTAGCCTTATAACAATCAATACGCAAGATTATCAAGCAAAAAACTTCTATGAAAAATACGGTTATCAAGTGTTTGGACAGCTTGTTGACACGCCATTTATTGGCACTACAAAATATTATTTAGTGAAACGAATTTAA
- a CDS encoding HAD family hydrolase, which produces MKTIVFDVDDTIYDQQQPFRNAINSVFPCVKNEDMHALYIRFRFHSDETFPKVMANEWTLEYMRFYRINESLTDLNYPPVSQEDGLTFQKTYEDELDNIVMHPEVKKVFDFLKEKNIPMGIITNGPTDHQFKKVKQLQLENWVPTDNIIISQSTGFQKPEREIFDLAAKEFGMDCERTLYVGDSFENDIAGAKNGGWKSLWFNHRLRDMPADEEPYHIKEVTSFEELFPTIQSLFS; this is translated from the coding sequence ATGAAAACTATTGTTTTTGATGTTGATGATACGATTTATGACCAGCAACAACCTTTTAGAAACGCAATTAACTCAGTGTTTCCATGTGTAAAAAATGAAGACATGCATGCATTGTATATTCGTTTTCGTTTCCATAGCGATGAAACTTTCCCAAAGGTCATGGCTAACGAATGGACACTAGAATATATGCGCTTTTACCGAATCAATGAGTCATTAACAGACCTGAATTATCCACCTGTTTCACAAGAGGATGGTCTAACTTTTCAAAAAACGTATGAAGATGAACTGGATAATATCGTCATGCATCCAGAAGTAAAAAAAGTATTTGATTTCTTAAAAGAAAAAAATATTCCCATGGGGATCATTACAAATGGACCTACAGATCATCAATTTAAAAAAGTAAAACAACTTCAACTTGAAAATTGGGTTCCTACTGACAATATTATTATTTCTCAAAGTACTGGTTTCCAAAAACCGGAAAGAGAAATTTTTGATCTTGCGGCAAAAGAGTTCGGAATGGACTGTGAACGCACATTGTATGTAGGCGATAGCTTCGAAAATGATATCGCTGGTGCTAAAAATGGTGGCTGGAAATCGTTATGGTTCAATCATCGTTTGAGAGATATGCCTGCTGATGAAGAACCTTATCATATTAAAGAAGTTACTTCTTTTGAAGAGTTATTTCCAACGATTCAATCGTTATTTTCATAA